The following are from one region of the Sulfurimicrobium lacus genome:
- a CDS encoding YgaP family membrane protein — protein sequence MKANVGGIDKLLRIVAGAALIGLTLSGVIGMWGWIGVIPLATGLMGWCPFYPLLGLNSCPSKS from the coding sequence ATGAAAGCAAACGTAGGTGGAATCGACAAGCTGTTGCGTATCGTGGCTGGCGCGGCCTTGATTGGCCTGACGCTGAGTGGCGTCATCGGCATGTGGGGCTGGATCGGCGTTATCCCGCTGGCTACCGGACTGATGGGCTGGTGCCCGTTCTACCCGCTGCTGGGCTTGAACTCCTGCCCGAGCAAAAGCTGA
- a CDS encoding Crp/Fnr family transcriptional regulator: MNDVTKAQLLALFPSLRDLPAELMRRLDQEAAYIEAPAGTVLFENSSPCQAFPMPLSGSVRVVRTGANGRELQLYRVAPGESCIITSSCLLGQNAYPARGIAEGSLSAVVVPRALFTLLIEQHPPFRAYVFNLFGERLADLMQLVEEVAFRKLDQRLAALLLGKGEIIHATHQGLADELGSVREIISRLLKGFQEQGMLELGREQIRVLDTKALRAIAM, from the coding sequence ATGAATGATGTAACAAAGGCACAACTGCTCGCGCTGTTCCCCTCGTTGCGGGATTTGCCCGCCGAGCTGATGCGGCGGCTCGACCAGGAAGCCGCCTACATCGAGGCGCCAGCCGGGACCGTGCTGTTCGAAAACAGCAGCCCGTGCCAGGCGTTTCCCATGCCGCTCAGCGGGTCGGTGCGCGTGGTGCGGACCGGTGCCAACGGGCGCGAGTTGCAGCTTTACCGCGTCGCACCGGGAGAAAGCTGCATCATCACCAGCAGCTGCCTGCTGGGCCAGAACGCCTATCCGGCGCGCGGCATCGCGGAGGGCAGCCTGAGCGCGGTAGTGGTGCCGCGCGCGCTGTTCACCCTGCTGATCGAGCAGCACCCGCCGTTCCGCGCTTACGTCTTCAACCTGTTCGGCGAACGCCTTGCCGACCTGATGCAGTTGGTGGAAGAAGTCGCCTTCCGCAAGCTGGACCAGCGGCTGGCAGCACTGCTGCTGGGCAAGGGCGAAATCATCCACGCCACCCATCAGGGTCTGGCGGACGAGCTCGGCAGCGTGCGCGAGATCATCAGCCGCCTGCTGAAAGGCTTCCAGGAACAGGGCATGCTCGAACTGGGGCGCGAGCAGATCAGGGTGCTCGACACCAAAGCCTTGCGTGCTATTGCAATGTAA